One genomic window of Halorubrum hochsteinianum includes the following:
- a CDS encoding ATP-binding protein yields the protein MAVEDNGPGIPPNELTLLEPGQEDVLNYGSGIGLWIVTMVIDEIDGALRYDAGDDGTRITLRIEG from the coding sequence ATTGCGGTCGAGGACAACGGTCCGGGGATCCCGCCCAACGAGCTGACGCTGCTCGAACCCGGCCAAGAGGACGTGCTCAATTACGGGAGCGGCATCGGCCTCTGGATCGTCACCATGGTGATCGACGAGATCGACGGAGCGCTCCGATACGACGCCGGTGACGACGGGACGAGGATCACGCTTCGGATCGAGGGCTAA
- a CDS encoding DUF6498-containing protein, protein MASRSNGSSAGFLLTVVANVVPLVGVFYLGWSAQTFAVVYAIELVVAVPFAGVKALFARRPPNYDELERPNEDNPLKSDESGGVSVGPSDLNRRRGSAAIIEALPPIYPRNVPFALRAFGAAVSLAGAFLFVLGRFVDVPATLADPSVAASIVFLIVSQIGVIEREYFRTRRYEISTPRDVVASATTEGTLAVVALIVAIVGGPAGALVAFVAVKLFAEWRGYRSGVAFDPEEGEGTLPPVAAPDAPPAAEVRPGRRAVRATALWQGATAAVSSGPVYLFAWVGLTAGSVRALTAAVVCFGLLPAGIGGLKAIEYALAHGTLTYQRRDETVVAYDDLTKTVQWATPIDDIWDAELCEGELVDRACRTRTFSITTFAGEYDYSVAHLREYNQAVGAFELPVETTAFGPLDRRVAGVIAVVGACGAAAVAGIAYSAPSVGAVAAGFGGPFGVVIFRSAWKWALPGA, encoded by the coding sequence ATGGCGTCACGGTCGAACGGTTCGTCTGCTGGATTTCTGCTGACAGTCGTAGCGAACGTCGTCCCACTAGTCGGCGTGTTCTACCTTGGGTGGAGCGCCCAGACGTTCGCGGTCGTCTATGCGATCGAACTGGTCGTCGCCGTCCCGTTCGCCGGGGTGAAGGCGCTGTTCGCGCGCCGCCCGCCGAACTACGACGAGCTAGAGCGTCCCAACGAGGACAACCCGCTCAAGTCTGACGAGTCAGGCGGAGTATCCGTCGGCCCGAGCGACCTCAACCGCCGGCGCGGAAGCGCCGCGATCATCGAAGCGCTCCCCCCGATCTACCCTCGAAACGTCCCGTTTGCCTTGCGGGCGTTCGGGGCTGCCGTCTCGCTCGCCGGGGCGTTCCTCTTCGTATTGGGCCGGTTCGTCGACGTGCCGGCGACGCTTGCCGACCCAAGCGTGGCGGCGAGCATCGTCTTCCTCATCGTTTCCCAGATCGGCGTCATAGAGCGCGAGTACTTCCGGACGCGACGCTACGAAATAAGCACGCCCCGAGACGTCGTCGCGAGCGCGACGACTGAAGGCACGCTGGCCGTGGTGGCACTCATAGTCGCGATCGTCGGTGGCCCGGCCGGCGCGCTGGTCGCGTTCGTCGCGGTGAAGTTGTTCGCGGAGTGGCGTGGCTACCGCAGCGGGGTGGCGTTCGACCCAGAGGAGGGAGAAGGAACGCTCCCGCCGGTGGCGGCTCCAGACGCGCCACCGGCAGCCGAGGTCCGTCCGGGCCGGCGCGCTGTTCGGGCCACCGCGCTCTGGCAGGGCGCGACGGCCGCAGTCAGCAGCGGGCCAGTATATCTCTTCGCGTGGGTCGGGCTCACCGCCGGGTCGGTAAGGGCGCTCACCGCCGCGGTGGTCTGTTTCGGCCTCCTACCAGCCGGCATCGGCGGGCTGAAAGCCATCGAGTACGCTCTTGCCCACGGCACGCTGACGTACCAGCGCCGCGACGAAACGGTAGTCGCGTACGACGACCTCACCAAGACAGTCCAGTGGGCAACCCCCATCGACGACATCTGGGACGCCGAGCTGTGTGAAGGAGAGCTCGTCGACCGCGCCTGTCGCACTCGGACGTTCTCGATCACCACGTTTGCGGGTGAGTACGACTACAGCGTCGCACACCTCCGAGAGTACAACCAGGCCGTCGGGGCGTTCGAACTCCCCGTCGAGACGACGGCGTTCGGCCCACTCGATCGGCGCGTCGCCGGAGTGATAGCCGTGGTCGGAGCCTGTGGTGCCGCCGCTGTCGCCGGGATCGCCTACTCTGCTCCCTCCGTTGGGGCGGTCGCCGCCGGGTTCGGTGGCCCGTTCGGCGTCGTCATCTTCAGATCGGCGTGGAAGTGGGCGCTCCCAGGCGCCTGA
- a CDS encoding ATP-binding protein has translation MSTPYSDSTQPIEHNDAETPRIEVTLERRTDRDEVALCVADNGPGVPQEEIDVLRADQEDQLQHLSGFGLWFVNWVVTNSGGGLEFAENEPRGSVVRLVFPTAEPDASLN, from the coding sequence ATCTCTACGCCTTACAGCGATTCAACACAGCCGATCGAACACAACGACGCCGAGACGCCCCGAATCGAGGTAACTCTCGAACGGAGGACGGACAGAGACGAGGTAGCACTCTGCGTCGCCGACAACGGCCCCGGGGTTCCACAGGAAGAGATCGACGTTCTCAGAGCGGATCAGGAAGATCAGCTACAACATCTCAGTGGCTTCGGTCTCTGGTTCGTCAACTGGGTCGTCACGAACTCCGGCGGCGGTCTCGAGTTTGCGGAGAACGAACCCCGCGGATCCGTGGTCAGACTCGTGTTCCCGACGGCCGAGCCGGACGCCTCACTGAATTGA
- a CDS encoding MFS transporter, producing MNWRYEHTALALCTLAFTGTMVARLVVSPLVPQITAQFGVTNGTVGLALSGMWLTYALAQFPSGVLGDRYGERRVILTAVGATAVASVLLAASPSMLAFALFAAMLGVGAGLHYSVATTFLTRQFADTGRAVGVHVAGGPLAGLAAPPAAALVGSRYGWRAGVLLGAAVAVPVFALFAWRVRPTEPLRPDQPMGERFALGPLVELLSRPGILYTTALATMGAFAWQATASFLPTFLEVDTGLSTALSALLFSVYFLVHGGTQPVTGSVSDRIGRDATAMVTMAAGVVGYGTLVAAATLDLGLPVTVAGVGFVGLAMSWGAPVQSRFMDLLSDEERGAGFGLVRTAYMVTGASGSVVVGSVSDAAGWPVAFALLAAVMALGLATLSANRLLGLGY from the coding sequence GTGAACTGGCGGTACGAACACACGGCGCTCGCGCTCTGTACGCTCGCGTTCACCGGGACGATGGTGGCGCGGCTGGTCGTCAGCCCGCTCGTCCCGCAGATCACGGCGCAGTTCGGCGTGACCAACGGCACCGTCGGGCTGGCGCTCAGCGGGATGTGGCTCACCTACGCGCTGGCGCAGTTCCCCTCCGGCGTCCTCGGCGACCGCTACGGCGAGCGCCGCGTGATCCTCACCGCTGTCGGTGCCACCGCGGTCGCGTCGGTGCTCCTCGCGGCGTCGCCGTCGATGCTCGCGTTCGCGCTGTTCGCGGCCATGCTCGGCGTGGGGGCAGGGCTCCACTACTCGGTCGCGACGACGTTCCTGACGCGGCAGTTCGCCGACACCGGCCGCGCCGTCGGCGTCCACGTCGCCGGGGGGCCGCTCGCGGGCTTGGCGGCACCGCCGGCCGCCGCGCTCGTCGGGTCGCGCTACGGCTGGCGCGCCGGCGTCCTCCTCGGGGCGGCCGTCGCGGTCCCCGTGTTCGCGCTGTTCGCGTGGCGGGTCCGCCCGACGGAACCGCTCCGCCCGGACCAGCCGATGGGCGAGCGGTTCGCGCTCGGCCCGCTCGTCGAACTGCTCTCGCGGCCGGGGATACTGTACACGACCGCGCTGGCGACGATGGGCGCGTTCGCGTGGCAGGCGACAGCCTCCTTCCTCCCCACATTCCTGGAGGTCGACACCGGGCTGTCGACCGCGCTGTCGGCGCTGCTGTTCTCGGTGTACTTCCTCGTCCACGGCGGCACCCAGCCGGTGACCGGCTCCGTCTCCGACCGGATCGGCCGCGACGCCACCGCGATGGTGACGATGGCCGCGGGCGTCGTCGGCTACGGGACCCTCGTCGCGGCCGCCACGCTCGACCTGGGACTGCCCGTCACCGTCGCCGGCGTCGGCTTCGTCGGCCTCGCGATGTCGTGGGGCGCACCGGTCCAGTCGCGGTTCATGGACCTGCTCTCCGACGAGGAGCGCGGGGCCGGGTTCGGGCTCGTCCGGACCGCCTACATGGTCACGGGCGCGTCCGGCAGCGTCGTCGTCGGGAGCGTCTCCGACGCGGCCGGGTGGCCGGTCGCGTTCGCGCTGCTCGCCGCCGTGATGGCGCTCGGGCTGGCGACGCTGTCGGCGAACCGGCTGCTCGGACTGGGGTACTGA
- a CDS encoding response regulator transcription factor, with protein sequence MEDEERLASMYATALEDEYAVSVANSGEEALDEFDDEADVVLLDRKMPGLSGREVLERLRDDGHDQPVAMLTAVAPDWDILEIGFDDYLNKPTDMSELSRLVERLVTLGSLDNEVREYITRSVKQAAIEREKDPTALDDREDFAEFVEETTETSAELGDVTAELSPRETELVVETIARNLDSRADDDDMFSS encoded by the coding sequence GTGGAAGACGAGGAGCGATTAGCCAGCATGTACGCTACGGCACTCGAAGACGAGTACGCCGTCAGCGTGGCGAACTCGGGCGAGGAAGCGCTCGACGAGTTCGATGACGAGGCCGATGTGGTGTTACTCGACAGGAAAATGCCCGGGTTATCGGGCCGTGAGGTTCTTGAACGACTCCGCGACGACGGTCACGACCAGCCGGTGGCGATGCTTACCGCGGTCGCACCAGACTGGGATATTCTAGAGATCGGCTTCGACGATTACCTGAACAAGCCGACCGACATGTCGGAACTCAGTCGGTTGGTGGAGCGGCTCGTGACACTTGGCTCCCTCGACAACGAAGTCAGGGAGTACATCACGCGCTCGGTGAAACAGGCGGCCATCGAGCGCGAGAAGGACCCGACCGCGCTCGACGACAGGGAGGACTTCGCCGAGTTCGTCGAGGAGACGACCGAGACCAGTGCCGAACTGGGCGACGTCACCGCGGAACTCTCGCCACGAGAGACAGAACTCGTCGTGGAGACGATTGCGCGAAACCTCGACTCGCGGGCCGACGACGACGATATGTTCTCGTCATAG
- a CDS encoding CPBP family intramembrane glutamic endopeptidase, which produces MKTKADLSSRVPALWDRSQTVIRAATLAALGVFCAFVSIIVVSPIYAEISTIWSVFGNLLGGYVVQPGFGLVVLGYVRWRDDFRVMERIQKPSAEGLGWVVAGVVGYQLSVNIITPLLPVVGLSHGGHSGGVSKWRVFVEQPELAVPGLAIMFLVMAPIEELLFRGVIHDTLEDAFEASGRVVIGALLFGGIHFLLSGGLVSVIFTFCGGLLWGAGYERTKNLSVPILAHAGYWLLLPV; this is translated from the coding sequence ATGAAAACGAAAGCCGACCTGTCGTCCCGGGTCCCGGCGTTATGGGATCGCTCTCAGACTGTCATCAGAGCCGCGACACTCGCAGCACTGGGCGTCTTCTGTGCGTTTGTGTCGATTATCGTCGTGTCCCCGATATACGCCGAGATTTCGACAATATGGAGTGTATTTGGGAATCTGCTAGGCGGTTACGTCGTACAGCCCGGGTTCGGGCTTGTTGTGCTCGGCTACGTCCGATGGCGTGACGATTTCCGTGTTATGGAACGGATTCAGAAGCCGTCAGCGGAGGGGCTTGGATGGGTCGTCGCGGGCGTGGTGGGATATCAACTGAGTGTGAACATTATCACGCCGTTGTTACCCGTGGTCGGTCTCAGTCACGGTGGCCACAGCGGCGGGGTATCGAAGTGGCGTGTCTTCGTTGAACAGCCAGAACTCGCTGTTCCCGGGCTCGCGATCATGTTCCTCGTTATGGCGCCGATAGAGGAGCTCTTGTTTCGAGGAGTCATTCATGACACTCTCGAAGATGCGTTCGAAGCGTCCGGTCGCGTCGTCATCGGTGCTCTCCTGTTTGGGGGGATACATTTCCTCCTCTCCGGAGGGCTTGTTTCAGTGATATTCACGTTCTGTGGAGGCCTTCTCTGGGGCGCGGGATATGAGCGAACGAAGAATCTGAGCGTACCGATTTTGGCACACGCCGGGTACTGGCTACTGCTCCCAGTGTGA
- a CDS encoding AIM24 family protein: MDVSQFTSEHGPTDSDEQFQLENKYLLDVAVDGSVVAKAGSMVAFTGDLSFTGSASAGGGITGFLKEAATGEGTPVMTVGGHGDVYLADQQKKIQVLHLGADDAITVNGEDVLAFEDRVKYEISTIDSLAGSFAGGFTNVYLEGPGTVAITTHGDPVVLEPPVSTDPSATVAWSGVSPDVKMNTNLSDMVGQESGERFQMNFDGAGGFVAVQPHEEL; encoded by the coding sequence ATGGACGTTTCACAGTTCACGTCCGAACACGGCCCGACCGACAGCGACGAACAGTTTCAGTTGGAGAACAAGTATCTGCTCGACGTCGCCGTCGACGGGAGCGTCGTTGCGAAAGCGGGTTCGATGGTGGCGTTCACCGGGGACCTCTCGTTCACCGGTTCGGCCTCTGCGGGGGGCGGTATCACGGGCTTCCTGAAGGAGGCCGCCACCGGTGAAGGGACACCGGTGATGACCGTCGGGGGACACGGCGACGTGTACCTCGCCGATCAGCAAAAGAAGATACAGGTCCTTCACCTCGGCGCCGACGATGCCATCACGGTCAACGGCGAGGACGTGCTTGCGTTCGAGGACCGCGTCAAGTACGAGATCAGCACCATCGACAGTCTGGCCGGGTCCTTCGCCGGTGGGTTCACGAACGTCTACCTCGAAGGCCCCGGCACTGTCGCAATCACCACGCACGGCGACCCGGTCGTGCTCGAACCGCCGGTGTCGACGGACCCGAGTGCGACAGTTGCGTGGAGCGGCGTGTCACCCGACGTGAAGATGAACACGAACCTCTCCGATATGGTCGGCCAAGAGTCCGGCGAGCGTTTCCAGATGAACTTCGACGGCGCCGGCGGGTTCGTCGCTGTCCAGCCGCACGAGGAGCTGTAG
- a CDS encoding DUF6498-containing protein, which yields MPSTVPNRSATDLVIIGANLLPLAGVIYGGWNIWTLLLLYWVEAFSTVLLGVVKSLFAKQGSPDVVGEREPLHELRHKRGGWRPLPTLPPIYPRNVPFALSILGIWASTIVPITVLSWALIETSIVLSWEVAVSIGALIVAHGIEFRREYLGGKTYENVSAREILRQPSQLTLGMMFLGVIGLSMGQSTGVAVLGGFVIIKTILAVSWESSGPIASAFQGLFDRLSADREFSRSQPELSLPDEPVQARVTVNPRSVLLGSTTTILLAIVNRGVALLLVGVVAAMVTAHFLWGGIGLAVLLGIFIIRAGSYYLRYGTIEYQRRGEMLVAYDTVLDAPQWLVPIHSRARFKIKNAIPDRLFGTGTLRISNVETAPTNTVQFGPVADLDHATETLDLPIKHEERPEQDPAVVGAALVLALVFLSVPLLLLGSPQVNGTEMAAVTVLIAPFFMILLSVLIYAMLARI from the coding sequence GTGCCCTCCACGGTCCCGAACCGGTCAGCTACAGATCTTGTGATCATCGGAGCAAATCTTCTCCCCTTAGCTGGCGTAATCTATGGTGGTTGGAATATTTGGACACTTTTGTTACTCTACTGGGTTGAAGCATTTAGTACAGTCCTCCTCGGCGTCGTAAAGTCGTTGTTCGCAAAGCAAGGATCTCCCGATGTTGTTGGAGAACGAGAACCCCTTCATGAACTACGGCACAAACGGGGTGGTTGGCGCCCTCTCCCAACGCTTCCACCAATATACCCCCGTAATGTGCCGTTTGCGCTGTCAATCCTCGGTATTTGGGCCTCTACTATTGTGCCGATTACGGTACTCTCCTGGGCGTTGATTGAAACATCAATAGTGCTTTCGTGGGAGGTCGCTGTGAGTATTGGTGCCCTCATAGTCGCACACGGGATCGAGTTTCGCCGTGAGTATCTCGGGGGGAAGACATACGAGAACGTGTCTGCCCGTGAAATTCTACGACAACCGTCTCAGCTCACGCTTGGGATGATGTTTTTGGGGGTGATCGGTCTGTCAATGGGCCAGTCAACCGGAGTAGCTGTGCTTGGAGGATTTGTGATCATTAAAACAATTCTCGCTGTATCGTGGGAGTCTTCCGGTCCAATAGCAAGCGCATTCCAAGGGCTCTTTGACCGACTGAGCGCTGACCGTGAGTTCAGTCGGTCGCAACCAGAGCTAAGCCTCCCAGATGAGCCGGTTCAGGCACGAGTGACAGTCAACCCTCGATCTGTACTACTTGGAAGCACCACCACAATACTGCTCGCGATAGTCAATCGTGGTGTCGCGCTGCTGCTGGTTGGTGTTGTCGCCGCAATGGTTACAGCGCATTTTTTGTGGGGCGGCATTGGCCTCGCGGTGCTACTGGGAATTTTTATCATCCGGGCCGGGAGCTACTACCTCCGGTACGGCACTATTGAGTACCAACGGCGTGGTGAGATGCTCGTCGCATACGATACCGTACTTGATGCGCCGCAGTGGTTAGTTCCGATTCACTCGCGAGCACGATTTAAAATCAAGAACGCCATTCCTGACCGCCTATTCGGTACCGGAACACTACGGATTTCAAACGTCGAAACAGCCCCGACAAACACAGTTCAGTTTGGTCCTGTCGCTGATCTCGACCACGCGACCGAGACACTTGATCTGCCGATCAAACACGAGGAACGCCCTGAGCAGGATCCCGCAGTCGTCGGTGCCGCACTCGTGTTGGCACTAGTTTTCCTTAGTGTTCCACTACTGCTGCTTGGCTCCCCCCAAGTGAATGGCACAGAAATGGCGGCTGTCACAGTGTTGATCGCACCGTTTTTTATGATTTTACTCAGCGTCCTCATATATGCGATGCTCGCTCGAATCTAA
- a CDS encoding M24 family metallopeptidase: MNRTRLDETLSDLDADGYLLDASQEDANQLYLSGFTGPDPFLTLYADGEVHVLVGGLEYGRAKDEATADTVERHADYDYEYGGREERNDMYAAFVRDKGVESVSMPPRGPVGTADALRERGVDVAVDTDDRLQDVRAVKTDEEIDAIREAQKANEAAMRAAEDLIAGADVAGEGDDAEAGVLLREGEPLTSERVTEEIEVTLLRHGCALDETIVAGGAQAADPHDRGSGPLRADEAIIVDIFPRSKATKYNADMTRTFCVGEPDETLREWYDLTERALEAALDAVEPGATGAEVHAAACEVYEEAGEPTFRTDPETETGFIHSTGHGIGLDVHESPRLASGGEELEPGHVITVEPGLYDPEVGGVRIEDLVVVTEDGYENLTDYPIRFAAE, from the coding sequence ATGAACCGAACGCGGCTCGACGAGACGCTCTCCGATCTGGACGCCGACGGCTACCTGCTCGACGCCTCGCAGGAGGACGCCAACCAGCTGTACCTCTCCGGGTTCACCGGCCCCGACCCGTTCCTCACGCTGTACGCCGACGGCGAGGTCCACGTCCTCGTCGGCGGGCTGGAGTACGGCCGTGCGAAGGACGAGGCGACGGCCGACACCGTGGAGCGCCACGCCGACTACGACTACGAGTACGGCGGCCGCGAGGAGCGCAACGACATGTACGCCGCGTTCGTCCGCGACAAGGGCGTCGAGTCCGTCTCGATGCCGCCCCGGGGGCCGGTCGGTACCGCGGACGCCCTCCGCGAGCGCGGCGTCGACGTGGCGGTCGACACCGACGACCGGCTCCAAGACGTCCGCGCGGTGAAGACCGACGAGGAGATCGACGCGATCCGCGAGGCGCAGAAGGCGAACGAGGCCGCGATGCGGGCCGCCGAGGACCTGATCGCCGGAGCCGACGTGGCGGGCGAAGGCGACGACGCGGAGGCGGGCGTCCTGCTCCGCGAGGGCGAGCCGCTCACCAGCGAGCGCGTGACCGAGGAGATAGAGGTGACGCTCCTGCGGCACGGCTGCGCGCTCGACGAGACGATCGTCGCCGGCGGCGCGCAGGCCGCGGACCCGCACGACCGCGGCTCCGGCCCGCTCCGGGCCGATGAGGCGATCATCGTCGACATCTTCCCGCGCTCGAAGGCGACGAAGTATAACGCCGACATGACGCGGACGTTCTGCGTCGGCGAGCCGGACGAGACGCTCCGCGAGTGGTACGACCTCACCGAACGCGCGCTGGAGGCCGCGCTCGACGCGGTCGAACCCGGCGCGACCGGCGCGGAGGTCCACGCCGCCGCCTGCGAGGTGTACGAGGAGGCGGGCGAGCCGACGTTCCGCACCGACCCCGAGACGGAGACCGGGTTCATCCACTCGACCGGTCACGGCATCGGCCTCGACGTCCACGAGTCGCCGCGGCTCGCGAGCGGCGGGGAGGAACTGGAGCCGGGCCACGTGATCACGGTCGAGCCCGGCCTCTACGACCCGGAGGTCGGCGGCGTCCGGATCGAGGACCTCGTCGTCGTCACCGAGGACGGGTACGAGAACCTCACCGACTACCCGATTCGGTTCGCGGCCGAGTGA
- a CDS encoding transcription initiation factor IIB, translating to MSENLRTYTTEHVDESETESETEEEELRCPECGGQLATDTEHGETVCVDCGLVVEEDEIDRGPEWRAFDSKEKDNKSRVGAPTTNMMHDKGLSTNIGWQDKDAYGKSLSSRQREKMQRLRTWNERFRTRDSKERNLKQALGEIDRMASALGLPDNVRETASVIYRRALDEDLLPGRSIEGVSTSSLYAAARQAGTPRSLDEIAAVSRVEKDEIARTYRYVVRELKLEIQPADPESYVPRFASDLGLSDEAERRARSLLDTAKEQGIHSGKSPVGLAAAAVYAASLLVNEKVTQSEVSEVANISEVTIRNRYHELLEAEDSVALN from the coding sequence ATGAGCGAGAACCTTCGAACGTACACGACAGAGCACGTCGACGAGAGCGAGACCGAGTCGGAGACCGAAGAGGAGGAGCTTCGGTGTCCCGAGTGCGGCGGACAGTTAGCGACCGACACCGAACACGGCGAGACCGTCTGCGTCGACTGCGGGCTCGTCGTCGAGGAGGACGAGATCGACCGCGGGCCGGAGTGGCGCGCGTTCGACTCCAAGGAGAAGGACAACAAGTCGCGCGTCGGAGCCCCGACGACGAACATGATGCACGACAAAGGGCTCTCGACGAACATCGGCTGGCAGGACAAGGACGCCTACGGCAAGTCGCTGTCCAGCCGCCAGCGAGAGAAGATGCAGCGGCTGCGGACGTGGAACGAGCGGTTCCGCACCCGCGACTCCAAGGAGCGCAACCTCAAGCAAGCGCTCGGCGAGATCGACCGCATGGCCAGCGCCCTCGGCCTCCCCGACAACGTCCGCGAGACCGCGAGCGTCATCTACCGCCGCGCGCTCGACGAGGACCTGCTTCCCGGCCGCTCCATCGAGGGCGTCTCGACGTCGTCGCTGTACGCCGCCGCCCGGCAGGCGGGGACGCCGCGCAGCCTCGACGAGATCGCGGCCGTCTCGCGGGTGGAGAAGGACGAGATCGCCCGGACCTACCGCTACGTCGTCCGCGAGCTGAAACTGGAGATCCAGCCCGCCGACCCCGAGAGCTACGTCCCGCGGTTCGCCTCGGATCTGGGCCTCTCCGACGAGGCCGAGCGCCGGGCCCGCAGCCTGCTCGACACCGCGAAGGAACAGGGCATCCACTCCGGCAAGTCGCCGGTCGGCCTCGCCGCCGCCGCGGTGTACGCCGCCTCGCTGCTCGTCAACGAGAAGGTGACCCAGAGCGAGGTCAGCGAGGTCGCGAACATCAGCGAGGTCACCATCCGCAACCGGTACCACGAGCTCCTCGAAGCCGAGGACTCGGTCGCGCTGAACTGA
- a CDS encoding CBS domain-containing protein encodes MTEDFAAVERNETLDRAVRAMLRDDVNHVVVEEGETPSAIITRRKVLHACYQTDSPLSEIPVSGFDRGFEAMIEPNTTALLAVGRIQNSEVSCLPVVDEMEVLGILTKDDIIDNVSNITSDTLRRDDRRSEWTDA; translated from the coding sequence ATGACGGAGGACTTCGCTGCCGTCGAGCGGAACGAGACGCTCGACCGGGCCGTCCGCGCCATGCTTCGCGACGATGTCAATCACGTCGTCGTCGAGGAGGGGGAAACTCCCTCGGCCATCATCACTCGGAGGAAGGTTCTCCACGCGTGTTACCAGACGGACTCCCCGCTCAGCGAAATCCCAGTGTCCGGGTTCGATCGGGGGTTCGAGGCGATGATAGAGCCGAACACCACTGCGCTGCTCGCCGTCGGGCGCATACAGAACTCCGAGGTGTCGTGTCTGCCGGTCGTCGACGAGATGGAGGTGCTCGGGATACTCACCAAAGACGACATCATCGACAACGTTTCGAACATCACCAGCGATACGCTACGGCGGGACGACAGGCGGAGTGAGTGGACCGATGCGTAG
- a CDS encoding IS5 family transposase gives MTQISRFIGEVVPVAQRVTGDGGESAAPEGGGGFADYALVSLHCLRIYLDTSYRMTIGLLKEMPQITGEIGLSAADLPAPSTLCKAFDRISMSVCRVLLRQSAQLHDLSEHAAIDATFYDRSPASRHYCQRISYRVQKLKVTKLVDTASQAVLDVHCSTNREGSDADLAEQIARRNAGDLRSLAADKGYDKKSLREGLRDLGIRPLIKHRIFAPYDHAHNARIDDNRYNQRSMTETVNSAVKRSLGFAVRARSWFREFREIALMCMVYNIKRFVKQ, from the coding sequence ATGACACAAATCTCCCGCTTCATCGGGGAGGTTGTGCCGGTTGCTCAAAGAGTTACTGGCGATGGAGGCGAATCCGCCGCCCCGGAAGGCGGCGGCGGATTCGCCGACTACGCACTCGTTTCCCTCCACTGTCTGCGAATTTACCTCGATACATCGTACCGCATGACGATCGGCCTGCTCAAAGAGATGCCACAAATAACCGGGGAGATCGGCCTTAGCGCGGCCGATCTCCCTGCGCCGTCCACGTTGTGTAAGGCGTTCGACCGGATCAGTATGAGTGTTTGTCGAGTGCTGCTGCGCCAGTCGGCGCAGCTGCACGATCTCTCCGAACACGCCGCGATCGACGCCACATTCTACGACCGCTCACCAGCCAGCCGCCACTACTGCCAGCGAATCAGCTACCGCGTTCAAAAGCTGAAAGTCACGAAACTCGTCGATACAGCGTCGCAAGCTGTCCTTGACGTTCACTGCTCGACGAACCGAGAAGGAAGTGACGCAGATCTCGCTGAGCAGATCGCCCGCCGGAACGCGGGCGATCTGCGGTCTCTTGCGGCCGATAAGGGCTACGACAAGAAATCGCTCCGCGAAGGATTACGCGATCTTGGGATCAGACCGCTGATCAAGCACCGCATCTTCGCGCCGTACGACCACGCACACAACGCCAGAATCGACGATAATCGCTACAATCAGCGCTCTATGACCGAAACCGTGAACTCGGCTGTGAAGCGCTCGCTCGGCTTCGCCGTGCGAGCGCGGTCCTGGTTCCGTGAGTTCCGCGAGATCGCTCTGATGTGTATGGTCTACAACATCAAGCGCTTCGTCAAACAGTGA